In Gordonia sp. SL306, the genomic window GTTCAACGGCAGCGTCGGCACAGGCCGCGATGTCGACGGAGCGATCGAGTCGGTCGCTGCGCCCGGACGACGGCCCGTCGACGATGACCAGCGTTCGGTGTTCGGCGAGCGCCGGCACCACCCGCTGCCACGATCGCCCATCGACGAACATGCTGTGCCAGAGAACGGTCACCGGCCCTTCGCCGACGATGGTGGCATGGAGCCTGCCGAGGTCGGTTCTCACAGTGTGCTCACGCATCAGGTCTCCTCGGTAAGGGTTCTGATTACCATTACACCGAGTAAACTCAATTATGTCTAGACTGAATCCGTGGCGCGCACCTACAACTCCGAACTCCGCGCCCGACGCGCGCTGGAGAACCGAGACCGGGTACTCGCGGTCGCCACCGAGATGTTCTGCGGCCGCGGGTGGGTTTCCACCACGATGGCCGACGTCGCGACCGACGCGGGTGTCACACGGCAGACCGTCTATCAGCAGTTCCCCAACAAGTTGGCCCTGCTCGACGCATGCATCGATCACGCGCTGACCGCGGGGGAGGGGATCCCGGTCCGCGAACTCGCCGAGTACCGGGCGATGGGGAACGGACCGCCCGAAGAGCGCCTCGCCGCGGGTGCGCGGTGGCTGTGTGCCGCGCACGTCAGGTCGGCGGCCATTCAGAACGTGCTGGATGAAGCTGCGGTGACCGATCCCGCCGCCGCACAGCGCCTCCAGGTGCGTGAGGCCAATCGATGGGACGAAGTGCAATGGGCGCTGACCGTGATCACCGGCGCTCGCCCCGCCGACGCGATCGTCGACGCGGTCTGGTTGCTGGCGGCCCGACGCAATTGGCTCCGGCTGATCGCCGAACGCGGGTGGACGCCCGGCGAATGGACCGAGTGGTTCATCGGCCACGCCCGCATCGACTTGTCCGGCGGCGGGTCTTCCCCCTCCGTCTCGTCGGCTCAGTAGTCTCCCACGATCGACGCCGCCAAATGCAGATCAGCACGTAATGCGGACGGCGCCAGCATTTTCAGTGCCAGAG contains:
- a CDS encoding TetR/AcrR family transcriptional regulator; protein product: MARTYNSELRARRALENRDRVLAVATEMFCGRGWVSTTMADVATDAGVTRQTVYQQFPNKLALLDACIDHALTAGEGIPVRELAEYRAMGNGPPEERLAAGARWLCAAHVRSAAIQNVLDEAAVTDPAAAQRLQVREANRWDEVQWALTVITGARPADAIVDAVWLLAARRNWLRLIAERGWTPGEWTEWFIGHARIDLSGGGSSPSVSSAQ